A DNA window from Pyrus communis chromosome 3, drPyrComm1.1, whole genome shotgun sequence contains the following coding sequences:
- the LOC137730115 gene encoding uncharacterized protein → MEDTTWEQKLNALTHILINPTTAPSPHSQLFIATQIPCYLNWDYPPILCTKSTFPPIHLQFAISLFLKRVSRLGLPQTSWRSKCPYQLPPPLVLAKGVEEAQWGEEQRIERFRKRMRRKRLGSDVNPLLPILVPNMLLFFLLLWNPTIEN, encoded by the coding sequence ATGGAGGACACCACATGGGAGCAAAAACTCAATGCCCTAACCCACATCCTAATCAACCCTACAACCGCACCATCTCCCCACTCCCAGCTCTTCATCGCCACCCAAATCCCCTGCTACCTCAACTGGGACTACCCTCCAATCCTCTGCACCAAATCCACCTTCCCTCCCATCCACCTCCAATTTGCCATCTCCCTCTTCCTCAAAAGGGTCTCCAGATTAGGGCTCCCCCAGACCTCCTGGAGGTCCAAGTGCCCTTATCAGCTGCCCCCGCCATTGGTCCTTGCAAAGGGCGTAGAGGAAGCTCAGTGGGGTGAGGAGCAGAGGATAGAGAGGTttaggaagaggatgaggagaaAACGACTTGGTAGTGATGTGAATCCTTTGCTTCCTATTTTGGTTCCCAATATGttgttgttttttcttcttctttggaaCCCTACTATCGAAAATTAG
- the LOC137728826 gene encoding protein E6-like isoform X2, whose protein sequence is MAPPPTKFFSLLILLSLILLSLQAQARDSQFFSKVASSNNNNVKESELPKTESPKTETPKTESPVFNPEKEQEPTFVRETQNGYGLYGHESGQLPPATSTTGTEKQHTTNYPERYNTHYNPNKNNYYNGNNFEANPNGLSDTRFAQSSYTTTTATPNNHQNNNNFEANPNGLSDTRFGQSSYTTTTATPNNYQNNNYYNFEKQGMSDTRFLENGKYYYDARSESNYNQNQYGNSRVVDSKNWYNNRGNNGNGNANQNTYNTMEEYQTEEEQQSEDQFVP, encoded by the exons ATGGCTCCTCCTCCTACCaaattcttctctctcctcatcCTCCTCTCTCTCATCCTCCTCTCTCTCCAAGCTCAAGCCAGAGACAGCCAATTCTTTAGCAAAGTCGCCAGCTCCAACAACAACAATGTGAAGGAATCAGAGCTCCCCAAAACAGAGTCCCCAAAAACAGAGACTCCAAAAACAGAGTCCCCTGTTTTCAATCCAGAAAAAGAGCAAGAGCCAACTTTCGTTCGAGAGACTCAAAACGGATACGGCCTCTACGGCCATGAGTCCGGCCAGCTGCCTCCTGCCACCTCCACCACTGGGACGGAGAAGCAGCACACTACAAACTACCCCGAAAGGTACAACACCCACTACAATCCCAACAAAAACAACTATTACAATGGGAACAACTTTGAGGCCAACCCTAATGGCCTCAGTGACACGAGGTTCGCTCAAAGCAGCTACACCACCACCACTGCCACCCCTAACAACCACCAGAACAACAACAACTTTGAGGCCAACCCTAATGGCCTCAGTGACACGAG GTTCGGTCAGAGCAGctacaccaccaccaccgccaccccGAACAACTACCAGAACAACAACTACTACAATTTTGAGAAGCAGGGGATGAGTGACACTAGGTTTTTGGAGAACGGCAAATATTACTACGACGCAAGAAGCGAGAGCAACTACAACCAGAACCAGTATGGAAACTCTAGGGTTGTGGACTCGAAAAACTGGTACAATAACAGGGGTAATAACGGCAACGGAAATGCGAATCAGAACACCTATAACACCATGGAAGAGTACCAGACCGAGGAGGAGCAACAGAGCGAAGATCAGTTCGTGCCATGA
- the LOC137728826 gene encoding protein E6-like isoform X1, protein MAPPPTKFFSLLILLSLILLSLQAQARDSQFFSKVASSNNNNVKESELPKTESPKTETPKTESPVFNPEKEQEPTFVRETQNGYGLYGHESGQLPPATSTTGTEKQHTTNYPERYNTHYNPNKNNYYNGNNFEANPNGLSDTRFAQSSYTTTTATPNNHQNNNNFEANPNGLSDTRFAQSSYTTTTATPNNHQNNNVEANPNGLSDTRFGQSSYTTTTATPNNYQNNNYYNFEKQGMSDTRFLENGKYYYDARSESNYNQNQYGNSRVVDSKNWYNNRGNNGNGNANQNTYNTMEEYQTEEEQQSEDQFVP, encoded by the coding sequence ATGGCTCCTCCTCCTACCaaattcttctctctcctcatcCTCCTCTCTCTCATCCTCCTCTCTCTCCAAGCTCAAGCCAGAGACAGCCAATTCTTTAGCAAAGTCGCCAGCTCCAACAACAACAATGTGAAGGAATCAGAGCTCCCCAAAACAGAGTCCCCAAAAACAGAGACTCCAAAAACAGAGTCCCCTGTTTTCAATCCAGAAAAAGAGCAAGAGCCAACTTTCGTTCGAGAGACTCAAAACGGATACGGCCTCTACGGCCATGAGTCCGGCCAGCTGCCTCCTGCCACCTCCACCACTGGGACGGAGAAGCAGCACACTACAAACTACCCCGAAAGGTACAACACCCACTACAATCCCAACAAAAACAACTATTACAATGGGAACAACTTTGAGGCCAACCCTAATGGCCTCAGTGACACGAGGTTCGCTCAAAGCAGCTACACCACCACCACTGCCACCCCTAACAACCACCAGAACAACAACAACTTTGAGGCCAACCCTAATGGCCTCAGTGACACGAGGTTCGCTCAGAGCAGctacaccaccaccaccgccaccccTAACAACCACCAGAACAACAACGTTGAGGCCAACCCTAATGGCCTCAGCGACACGAGGTTCGGTCAGAGCAGctacaccaccaccaccgccaccccGAACAACTACCAGAACAACAACTACTACAATTTTGAGAAGCAGGGGATGAGTGACACTAGGTTTTTGGAGAACGGCAAATATTACTACGACGCAAGAAGCGAGAGCAACTACAACCAGAACCAGTATGGAAACTCTAGGGTTGTGGACTCGAAAAACTGGTACAATAACAGGGGTAATAACGGCAACGGAAATGCGAATCAGAACACCTATAACACCATGGAAGAGTACCAGACCGAGGAGGAGCAACAGAGCGAAGATCAGTTCGTGCCATGA
- the LOC137729736 gene encoding uncharacterized protein, translating into MVTDDHDMHHGWPLGLEIMNVRLRVMESLPAAVVGRRSSHVPSASFTSFSSSNLDTESSASFFQDHSTSLGRLIGIGTGDRGRLYLPNSIRFEEHERISIKGSHSEVSTRHRVDMSRRICIPLLLCALVKISRSKNKSKSKKEKFDGRG; encoded by the exons ATGGTCACAGAT GATCATGACATGCACCATGGATGGCCCCTAGGGCTTGAGATTATGAACGTGAGACTTAGAGTGATGGAGAGCTTACCAGCTGCAGTTGTAGGGCGCCGGTCCTCGCACGTGCCCTCCGCCAGTTTCACCTCCTTCTCGTCCTCCAACCTTGACACCGAG TCCTCAGCATCCTTCTTCCAAGACCACAGCACGTCACTAGGTCGTCTGATTGGGATTGGAACGGGTGATAGAGGACGTTTGTACTTACCAAATTCCATTCGCTTCGAAGAGCACGAGAGGATTTCGATTAAGGGTTCGCATTCTGAGGTGTCTACGAGACATCGAGTGGACATGTCTCGGCGTATCTGCATACCGTTGCTGCTTTGTGCTCTGGTAAAGATCAGCAGGAGTAAGAACAAGAGCAAGTCAAAGAaggaaaagtttgatggcagAGGCTAA
- the LOC137729737 gene encoding protein NUCLEAR FUSION DEFECTIVE 6, mitochondrial-like isoform X2, whose protein sequence is MSSFAAARSVLRSSAARTTVASRLASAPRPKPASSPFRVPKPTQSLSAPRIFRSPVELSCCVETMLPYHTATASALLTSMLSVSQRSYGWTPEGQDKTR, encoded by the exons ATGTCGTCCTTCGCCGCCGCCAGATCCGTCCTCCGCTCCTCTGCGGCTCGAACCACCGTGGCCTCGAGGCTTGCCTCCGCCCCCAGACCCAAACCAGCCTCCTCACCATTTCGCGTCCCCAAACCAACCCAAAGCCTGTCGGCTCCTCGCATTTTCAG GTCGCCTGTGGAGTTGAGCTGCTGCGTGGAGACGATGCTTCCGTACCACACAGCCACAGCCTCTGCATTGCTCACTTCGATGCTTTCCGTCTCTCAGCGCTCCTACGGTTGGACCCCCGAAG GGCAAGACAAGACTAGATGA
- the LOC137729737 gene encoding protein NUCLEAR FUSION DEFECTIVE 6, mitochondrial-like isoform X1, with the protein MSSFAAARSVLRSSAARTTVASRLASAPRPKPASSPFRVPKPTQSLSAPRIFRSPVELSCCVETMLPYHTATASALLTSMLSVSQRSYGWTPEDCNDDV; encoded by the exons ATGTCGTCCTTCGCCGCCGCCAGATCCGTCCTCCGCTCCTCTGCGGCTCGAACCACCGTGGCCTCGAGGCTTGCCTCCGCCCCCAGACCCAAACCAGCCTCCTCACCATTTCGCGTCCCCAAACCAACCCAAAGCCTGTCGGCTCCTCGCATTTTCAG GTCGCCTGTGGAGTTGAGCTGCTGCGTGGAGACGATGCTTCCGTACCACACAGCCACAGCCTCTGCATTGCTCACTTCGATGCTTTCCGTCTCTCAGCGCTCCTACGGTTGGACCCCCGAAG ATTGCAATgatgatgtatga
- the LOC137729737 gene encoding protein NUCLEAR FUSION DEFECTIVE 6, mitochondrial-like isoform X4: protein MSSFAAARSVLRSSAARTTVASRLASAPRPKPASSPFRVPKPTQSLSAPRIFRSPVELSCCVETMLPYHTATASALLTSMLSVSQRSYGWTPEDG, encoded by the exons ATGTCGTCCTTCGCCGCCGCCAGATCCGTCCTCCGCTCCTCTGCGGCTCGAACCACCGTGGCCTCGAGGCTTGCCTCCGCCCCCAGACCCAAACCAGCCTCCTCACCATTTCGCGTCCCCAAACCAACCCAAAGCCTGTCGGCTCCTCGCATTTTCAG GTCGCCTGTGGAGTTGAGCTGCTGCGTGGAGACGATGCTTCCGTACCACACAGCCACAGCCTCTGCATTGCTCACTTCGATGCTTTCCGTCTCTCAGCGCTCCTACGGTTGGACCCCCGAAG ATGGATGA
- the LOC137729737 gene encoding protein NUCLEAR FUSION DEFECTIVE 6, mitochondrial-like isoform X3 codes for MSSFAAARSVLRSSAARTTVASRLASAPRPKPASSPFRVPKPTQSLSAPRIFRSPVELSCCVETMLPYHTATASALLTSMLSVSQRSYGWTPEGL; via the exons ATGTCGTCCTTCGCCGCCGCCAGATCCGTCCTCCGCTCCTCTGCGGCTCGAACCACCGTGGCCTCGAGGCTTGCCTCCGCCCCCAGACCCAAACCAGCCTCCTCACCATTTCGCGTCCCCAAACCAACCCAAAGCCTGTCGGCTCCTCGCATTTTCAG GTCGCCTGTGGAGTTGAGCTGCTGCGTGGAGACGATGCTTCCGTACCACACAGCCACAGCCTCTGCATTGCTCACTTCGATGCTTTCCGTCTCTCAGCGCTCCTACGGTTGGACCCCCGAAG GGCTGTGA
- the LOC137729737 gene encoding protein NUCLEAR FUSION DEFECTIVE 6, mitochondrial-like isoform X5 → MSSFAAARSVLRSSAARTTVASRLASAPRPKPASSPFRVPKPTQSLSAPRIFRSPVELSCCVETMLPYHTATASALLTSMLSVSQRSYGWTPEGG, encoded by the exons ATGTCGTCCTTCGCCGCCGCCAGATCCGTCCTCCGCTCCTCTGCGGCTCGAACCACCGTGGCCTCGAGGCTTGCCTCCGCCCCCAGACCCAAACCAGCCTCCTCACCATTTCGCGTCCCCAAACCAACCCAAAGCCTGTCGGCTCCTCGCATTTTCAG GTCGCCTGTGGAGTTGAGCTGCTGCGTGGAGACGATGCTTCCGTACCACACAGCCACAGCCTCTGCATTGCTCACTTCGATGCTTTCCGTCTCTCAGCGCTCCTACGGTTGGACCCCCGAAG GGGGGTGA